A genomic stretch from Candidatus Cloacimonadota bacterium includes:
- the wrbA gene encoding NAD(P)H:quinone oxidoreductase has translation MKILILFYSTYGHIYQMAEAVKKGAESIDNIQVTLKRVPETLSDDVLSKIGAKDAQKAFAHIPVADPMELAEYDGIIFGVPTRFGMMPSQMKAFLDATGGLWAKGALIGKVGSVFSSTGTQHGGQEATILNFHTVLLHHGMLIAGLPYSFEGQSTMEEISGGSPYGASVVAGPDGSKLPNKFELDGAYAQGRYVASILNRMK, from the coding sequence ATGAAAATACTAATACTGTTTTACTCGACTTATGGGCACATCTACCAAATGGCTGAAGCCGTAAAAAAAGGTGCCGAAAGCATAGATAACATTCAAGTGACTCTTAAAAGAGTGCCGGAAACATTAAGCGACGATGTGTTAAGCAAAATTGGCGCTAAAGATGCGCAAAAAGCATTTGCACACATTCCCGTGGCAGATCCTATGGAACTTGCAGAATACGATGGCATCATTTTTGGAGTTCCAACCCGCTTTGGCATGATGCCTTCCCAGATGAAAGCATTTTTGGATGCAACGGGAGGTTTATGGGCAAAAGGAGCCTTGATAGGCAAAGTAGGTAGTGTATTCAGTTCTACCGGAACTCAGCACGGCGGACAAGAGGCTACAATCTTAAATTTTCATACTGTGCTTTTACATCATGGAATGCTGATAGCGGGCTTGCCATATAGCTTTGAAGGACAATCAACAATGGAAGAGATTAGCGGAGGCTCCCCCTATGGAGCGAGCGTTGTTGCCGGTCCAGATGGAAGTAAATTGCCAAACAAATTTGAGCTTGATGGGGCCTATGCGCAAGGCAGATATGTGGCAAGCATCTTAAACAGAATGAAATAG
- a CDS encoding aminotransferase class V-fold PLP-dependent enzyme: protein MFPISFGSDNHSGIHYTVFSALQKVNTGFCPAYGDDPLTQDVLHGLEALFGGECEAWFVMTGTGANVLALQSLINSFNAIICAESAHINVDECGAVQKCTQARLSPIQTTDGKLTPKLIAPKLKGNRDQHHSQFKIISISQSTEYGTLYSVDEIRTLADFAHSHNMLLHIDGARLANAAAALDVELSTMTKDAGVDIISFGGTKNGLLFGEAIISFKPELSANMRFYRKQCNQLFSKMRFISAQYEAYLDKDLWLKNAIHANAMAQLLAKRLAQFKQIKITQKVYVNSVFATMPKSWIDPLQEKYMFYTWDETKNEVRLMCSFNTLEEHIEDLISTIEELAAN, encoded by the coding sequence ATGTTTCCTATTAGTTTTGGCAGCGACAATCACAGCGGCATACACTACACCGTATTCTCTGCCCTGCAGAAAGTTAATACAGGATTTTGCCCTGCTTATGGCGATGATCCGCTTACACAAGACGTGTTACACGGCTTGGAAGCACTATTTGGCGGTGAATGCGAAGCTTGGTTCGTGATGACCGGTACAGGAGCGAATGTACTTGCCCTGCAATCTCTTATCAATTCATTTAATGCTATTATCTGCGCCGAAAGCGCACATATCAACGTGGATGAATGCGGTGCCGTGCAAAAATGCACACAGGCGCGATTGAGCCCCATTCAAACAACAGATGGCAAACTTACTCCCAAGCTTATTGCCCCAAAACTGAAGGGAAATCGGGATCAACACCATTCCCAGTTTAAGATAATCTCCATCTCCCAGAGTACAGAATATGGCACACTCTATAGCGTTGATGAAATCCGGACACTGGCAGATTTTGCCCACTCTCATAATATGCTCTTGCATATCGACGGGGCTAGATTGGCTAATGCAGCCGCTGCCTTGGATGTAGAATTGAGTACCATGACCAAAGACGCCGGAGTAGACATCATCAGCTTTGGCGGTACCAAAAATGGCTTGCTCTTCGGAGAAGCGATTATTAGCTTTAAACCAGAATTGAGTGCTAATATGCGGTTCTATCGTAAACAGTGCAATCAGCTTTTTTCTAAAATGCGCTTTATTTCGGCACAATATGAGGCGTATCTGGATAAAGACCTGTGGCTAAAAAACGCTATTCATGCCAATGCAATGGCGCAATTACTGGCAAAACGCCTGGCACAATTCAAACAGATAAAAATCACCCAAAAAGTATATGTGAACTCTGTGTTTGCCACAATGCCCAAGAGTTGGATCGACCCTCTACAAGAAAAATATATGTTCTACACTTGGGACGAAACTAAAAATGAAGTGCGGCTGATGTGTTCATTCAATACTTTGGAAGAGCACATTGAAGATCTGATAAGCACCATTGAAGAGCTTGCCGCAAACTGA